In Meiothermus ruber DSM 1279, the following proteins share a genomic window:
- the xylB gene encoding xylulokinase: MGWIGMLLGLDLGTGSLKALLLDFNGQVRGEASRPYPVAAPHPGWAESDPEDWWRAAAEATQAAVGPLASQVVAVGLSGQMHGVVLSDPAGQPLRPAILWADGRAVRELSALKALPESLQHRLANPLVVGMAAPSLLWLERNEPRPYAEARWALQPKDWLRLRLTGQAASEPSDASGTLLYDLLADTWAWEALERLGLRAELLPPLLPSGTVAGHLTRAAARWLGLPEGLPVAAGAADTAAALLGSGLAVGQVQLTVGSGAQIAVLLDTLQIDPTLRTHRYRATRPQQWYALAAMQNAGLALEWVRNMLHLSWEEAYREAQQAPAGCEGLCFLPYLTGERTPHLNPQARGVWAGLRLNHQRGHLMRAALEGVAYSLREGLEALGAVIPPQAPLRLSGGGSQEPFWQQMLSDVLGRPLVSTPTPSASARGAALLAGMAVGITLEVARSETPVAEPQSSVYEEGYQRYKQLYRQLSSWF, encoded by the coding sequence GTGGGGTGGATCGGTATGCTGCTGGGCCTCGACCTGGGCACCGGATCGCTCAAAGCCCTCCTGCTGGATTTCAACGGACAGGTGCGCGGGGAAGCCAGCCGCCCCTACCCGGTAGCGGCCCCCCATCCCGGCTGGGCCGAGTCCGACCCCGAGGACTGGTGGCGGGCTGCCGCCGAGGCCACCCAAGCCGCTGTCGGGCCGCTGGCCTCACAGGTGGTGGCGGTTGGCCTGTCCGGTCAGATGCATGGGGTGGTGCTATCGGATCCAGCGGGCCAGCCCCTACGCCCGGCCATCCTCTGGGCCGACGGCCGGGCGGTGCGGGAACTCAGTGCGCTCAAGGCCCTCCCCGAATCGCTGCAGCACAGGCTGGCCAACCCGCTGGTGGTGGGCATGGCGGCTCCCAGCCTGCTCTGGCTCGAGCGCAACGAACCCCGGCCCTACGCCGAGGCCCGCTGGGCCTTGCAGCCCAAGGACTGGCTGCGCCTGCGCCTTACCGGCCAGGCCGCCAGCGAGCCCTCCGATGCCTCCGGTACCCTGCTGTACGACCTACTGGCCGATACCTGGGCCTGGGAGGCGCTCGAGCGGCTGGGCCTGCGCGCAGAACTCCTCCCCCCGCTCCTGCCCTCCGGCACCGTTGCCGGACACCTTACCCGCGCCGCCGCCCGCTGGCTGGGCCTGCCGGAAGGCCTGCCGGTGGCCGCCGGAGCCGCTGACACCGCCGCAGCGCTCCTGGGCAGCGGCCTGGCAGTCGGCCAGGTGCAGCTTACGGTGGGTTCCGGCGCGCAAATTGCGGTTCTGCTGGACACCCTTCAGATAGACCCCACGCTGCGCACCCACCGCTACCGAGCCACCCGGCCTCAGCAGTGGTACGCCCTGGCGGCTATGCAGAATGCCGGACTGGCGCTGGAATGGGTGCGCAACATGCTGCACCTGAGCTGGGAGGAAGCCTACCGGGAGGCTCAGCAAGCACCCGCAGGCTGCGAGGGGCTTTGTTTCCTCCCCTATCTGACCGGCGAGCGCACCCCCCACCTGAACCCCCAGGCCCGCGGGGTCTGGGCCGGACTCAGGCTAAACCACCAGCGCGGCCACTTAATGCGCGCGGCTCTGGAAGGAGTCGCCTACAGCCTCCGTGAAGGCCTCGAGGCCTTAGGTGCGGTGATCCCCCCCCAGGCTCCGCTGCGCCTGTCGGGGGGTGGCAGCCAGGAACCCTTCTGGCAACAGATGCTCTCCGACGTGCTGGGCCGCCCCCTGGTGAGCACCCCCACCCCCTCGGCCTCGGCCAGAGGAGCGGCCCTGTTGGCCGGCATGGCGGTGGGTATAACCCTCGAGGTCGCCAGAAGCGAAACTCCTGTCGCCGAACCACAAAGCTCCGTCTACGAGGAGGGCTACCAGCGGTATAAGCAGTTGTACCGCCAGCTCTCGAGCTGGTTTTGA
- a CDS encoding YceH family protein, whose translation MELLSEAEVRVLGTLIEKQYATPDHYPLTENAVRLGANQKNNRQPVTNLSEAEVREALDALQRKRLCGMFREYNARAPKYRQFLDREFKLEPPATILMALLMLRGPQTLGELRARAESMNHKFASLQEVEAVLKELINLAPHPLVAPLERQPGEREVRYAHLLAGKPAPFVRTEARSELEQRLEALEAEVHDLRTQLEELKRMLS comes from the coding sequence ATGGAGCTACTGAGCGAGGCCGAGGTGCGGGTGCTGGGCACCCTGATTGAGAAGCAATACGCCACCCCCGACCACTACCCCCTGACCGAGAACGCCGTCCGGCTGGGAGCCAACCAGAAAAACAACCGTCAGCCCGTTACCAACCTGAGCGAAGCTGAGGTGCGCGAGGCCCTGGACGCCCTCCAGCGCAAACGGCTGTGCGGCATGTTCCGCGAGTACAACGCCCGGGCTCCCAAGTACCGGCAGTTTCTGGATCGGGAGTTTAAGCTCGAGCCCCCCGCCACCATCCTGATGGCCCTGCTGATGCTGCGCGGCCCTCAGACCTTAGGCGAGCTGCGGGCCCGGGCCGAGAGCATGAACCACAAGTTCGCCTCGCTGCAAGAAGTGGAGGCGGTGCTAAAGGAGCTTATCAACCTGGCCCCCCACCCCCTGGTGGCCCCGCTCGAGCGCCAGCCCGGTGAACGCGAGGTACGCTATGCCCATCTGCTGGCCGGAAAGCCAGCCCCCTTTGTGCGCACAGAGGCCAGAAGCGAACTCGAGCAGCGTTTAGAGGCCCTAGAAGCCGAAGTACACGACCTGCGAACCCAGTTAGAAGAGCTCAAAAGGATGCTGAGCTGA
- the mobA gene encoding molybdenum cofactor guanylyltransferase: MLVVMQWSGAVLAGGSSSRFGQDKALYIYKGKPLIAWVLDSMAGASERLVIANRPYPGLEVYPDLWRGGDTLSGLHAALAHAQQDWVAVAGCDQPFLSRDFWCFMLEHTRADIQAVVAVLNDLYEPLGALYHKSLEGEVLRRLETGNLKMQALLHDIPLMALDKRALEARFGSYLFLNANRPQDLP; encoded by the coding sequence ATGCTGGTGGTTATGCAATGGAGTGGAGCGGTTTTGGCCGGCGGGTCATCCAGCCGGTTTGGTCAGGACAAGGCGCTCTACATATACAAAGGCAAGCCCCTTATTGCCTGGGTGCTGGACTCGATGGCCGGGGCCTCTGAGCGCCTGGTGATTGCCAACCGCCCCTACCCAGGCCTCGAGGTCTATCCCGACCTCTGGCGCGGGGGGGATACCCTGTCGGGGTTGCACGCAGCGCTCGCGCACGCCCAGCAGGACTGGGTGGCGGTGGCAGGCTGCGATCAACCTTTCCTGAGCCGGGATTTCTGGTGCTTTATGCTCGAGCACACCCGGGCCGATATCCAGGCGGTGGTAGCGGTATTGAACGATTTATATGAACCGTTGGGGGCGCTGTATCACAAATCGCTGGAGGGTGAGGTTCTGCGTCGCCTTGAGACGGGGAACCTCAAGATGCAGGCGCTGCTACATGACATTCCCCTGATGGCCCTGGATAAACGTGCGCTCGAGGCCCGCTTTGGTTCTTATTTATTCCTAAACGCCAACCGCCCACAGGATCTTCCCTGA
- the pstS gene encoding phosphate ABC transporter substrate-binding protein PstS — translation MKKFLIATTALLGLAGHGLAQVSLTGAGATFPFPVLSKYFDEYLKVTNNQVRVNYQSIGSGGGQRQFIEQTVHFGASDNPFNDQQMAEIRRNTGSPALNIPFVLGAVVPTYNLPGVTQRLNFTGEVLADIFLGNIKTWNDPAIARLNEGVRLPPLPITVVHRSDGSGTTYVWTDYLTKVSPEWAQKVGRGNSVNWLAPNKVGGRGNEGVAGVVRNTPGAIGYNEVTYAVQNRILFGAVQNRAGRFMVADLPAIAAAANVVLPGDARVSLTNTQAPDGYPIASFSYLLVYEQLDKNKAFKSEAEARAFVQLLKWIVTEGQKYNEPLTYGRLTETAQARALALISRITYQGKPIGREIVGR, via the coding sequence ATGAAGAAATTCCTGATTGCAACTACCGCCCTGCTAGGCTTGGCCGGCCACGGTCTAGCCCAGGTTAGCCTTACGGGGGCTGGAGCCACTTTTCCCTTCCCAGTCCTGTCGAAGTACTTCGACGAATACCTGAAAGTGACCAACAACCAGGTTCGCGTTAACTACCAGTCCATCGGCTCGGGTGGGGGTCAGCGCCAGTTCATCGAGCAAACCGTACACTTTGGCGCCTCCGATAACCCCTTCAACGACCAGCAAATGGCCGAGATTCGCAGGAACACCGGCTCCCCTGCGCTCAACATTCCCTTTGTGCTGGGTGCGGTCGTACCCACCTACAACCTGCCCGGCGTAACCCAACGCCTGAACTTTACCGGTGAGGTGCTGGCCGATATCTTCCTGGGGAACATCAAAACCTGGAACGACCCCGCCATCGCCAGGCTGAACGAGGGGGTTCGCCTGCCCCCGCTGCCGATCACCGTGGTGCACCGCTCTGACGGCTCGGGTACCACCTATGTCTGGACCGACTACCTGACCAAAGTATCGCCCGAATGGGCACAGAAGGTGGGCCGGGGCAACAGCGTCAACTGGCTGGCTCCTAACAAAGTGGGCGGCCGTGGCAACGAAGGTGTTGCCGGCGTGGTGCGCAATACCCCTGGCGCCATTGGTTACAACGAAGTAACCTACGCGGTGCAGAACCGCATCCTCTTTGGGGCCGTACAAAACCGCGCAGGCCGCTTTATGGTGGCCGATCTGCCCGCCATCGCTGCGGCTGCCAATGTGGTGCTGCCAGGGGACGCCCGGGTTTCGCTGACCAATACCCAAGCGCCCGACGGGTATCCGATTGCCAGCTTCTCCTACCTGCTGGTCTACGAACAACTTGACAAAAACAAGGCTTTCAAGAGCGAAGCCGAGGCCAGGGCTTTCGTACAACTGCTCAAGTGGATCGTAACCGAAGGGCAGAAGTACAACGAGCCGCTCACCTATGGCCGCCTGACCGAAACCGCGCAGGCCCGTGCCCTGGCCCTGATCTCGCGCATCACCTATCAAGGAAAACCCATCGGCCGGGAGATTGTTGGCCGCTAA
- the pstC gene encoding phosphate ABC transporter permease subunit PstC, whose amino-acid sequence MQQAPVQPSIIKHQPSAIYRVLGDRIFLGVVLLLALSIIALTVGLGYYLYLGGSQAINKEGFFGFLTGTTWDPALKLEFGIWPYVLGTIITSLAALVLSVPVALAAAIFTAEYAPRWLAGFINYLVDLMAAVPSVVYGIWGIFVLAPFLREVFYMPFFLWAAENAPWLSRYLGNPAGYGMFTAIVILSSMVIPFTAALSRDAIALVPVAQREGAYALGATRWEVMQTVILPYARGGIFAGAMLALGRALGETMAVAMVIGNGNILPYTLFGPASTMPAVIALELKEAVEDLHYSAIIGVGFYLFLIAFIVNAAASYLLNKLKVGGQRA is encoded by the coding sequence ATGCAACAAGCCCCCGTACAACCCTCCATTATCAAACATCAGCCCTCCGCGATTTACCGTGTGTTGGGCGATCGCATTTTCCTAGGCGTAGTTTTGCTGCTGGCGCTCAGCATCATCGCCCTGACCGTGGGGCTGGGTTACTACCTGTACCTGGGCGGCTCGCAGGCTATTAACAAAGAAGGTTTTTTTGGCTTTCTGACCGGAACTACCTGGGATCCGGCCTTGAAGCTCGAGTTTGGCATCTGGCCATACGTTCTTGGAACCATCATCACCAGTCTGGCCGCCCTGGTTTTATCGGTTCCGGTGGCCCTGGCAGCGGCTATTTTTACCGCTGAGTACGCCCCTCGCTGGCTGGCCGGGTTCATCAACTACCTGGTAGACTTGATGGCCGCGGTGCCAAGCGTGGTCTACGGCATCTGGGGCATTTTTGTGCTGGCTCCGTTTTTGCGAGAGGTCTTTTATATGCCCTTCTTTTTGTGGGCCGCAGAAAACGCGCCCTGGTTGTCTCGCTATCTGGGAAACCCAGCCGGATACGGTATGTTCACGGCCATTGTGATTCTCTCCAGTATGGTGATCCCCTTCACGGCTGCACTTTCGCGCGATGCCATTGCGCTGGTTCCGGTCGCCCAGCGCGAGGGGGCCTATGCGCTGGGAGCAACCCGCTGGGAAGTCATGCAAACGGTCATTCTGCCCTACGCCAGAGGCGGCATATTTGCCGGGGCTATGCTGGCGCTGGGCCGCGCACTGGGTGAAACCATGGCGGTAGCGATGGTTATCGGCAACGGCAACATTCTGCCTTACACCCTCTTTGGCCCTGCTTCCACAATGCCCGCAGTGATTGCGCTCGAGCTCAAAGAGGCCGTGGAAGACCTGCACTACTCAGCCATTATCGGGGTGGGCTTTTACCTGTTCTTGATTGCCTTCATCGTCAACGCGGCGGCCAGCTACCTGCTCAACAAACTCAAGGTAGGAGGCCAACGGGCTTAG
- the pstA gene encoding phosphate ABC transporter permease PstA, whose translation MRNLRARYTRDRLILIVVIIGTILAALPLTLVLGYALVNGFSSLNWDFLTQGPKPPGELGGGMAPAIVGTLIITGAGLLMATPFGIGAGILLAEYPDNKLNPTLRLLSDTLNGMPAILKGLLAYVLVVKAQGSFSGLSGALAMAFIMIPIIAKTTESVLKLVPWNIREAGLALGLPRWRVIMSLVLPAARAGVVTGLLLATARAAGEAAPLIFTAFGNSLLTYNLLQPMDALPLRLYAYAISPYEDWHRQAWAAALVLLALIVLTSLVARWVTRGR comes from the coding sequence ATGCGCAATCTTCGAGCACGTTACACCCGCGATCGTCTAATCCTCATCGTGGTAATTATCGGCACCATCCTGGCAGCCCTGCCGCTTACGCTGGTGCTTGGTTACGCTTTGGTCAACGGCTTCTCTTCACTTAACTGGGACTTCCTTACCCAGGGCCCCAAGCCTCCGGGCGAACTGGGCGGGGGCATGGCTCCGGCCATTGTGGGCACACTCATCATCACCGGGGCTGGCTTGCTAATGGCAACCCCCTTCGGAATCGGAGCCGGTATTTTGCTGGCCGAGTACCCCGATAACAAACTAAACCCTACCCTGCGCCTGCTCTCCGACACCCTCAACGGAATGCCCGCTATCCTAAAGGGACTGCTGGCCTACGTGCTGGTTGTGAAGGCCCAGGGTTCTTTCTCAGGCTTGTCGGGGGCGCTGGCCATGGCTTTTATCATGATTCCCATCATCGCCAAGACCACCGAGAGCGTGCTCAAGCTGGTGCCCTGGAACATTCGTGAAGCCGGACTGGCCCTGGGCCTACCACGCTGGCGGGTCATCATGTCGCTGGTTTTGCCGGCGGCTAGGGCAGGGGTGGTCACTGGGCTGCTACTGGCAACGGCCAGGGCCGCCGGCGAAGCAGCGCCGCTCATCTTTACTGCCTTTGGGAACTCCTTGCTCACCTACAACCTTTTGCAGCCCATGGATGCCCTGCCGCTGCGCCTGTATGCCTATGCAATCAGCCCGTACGAAGACTGGCACCGGCAGGCTTGGGCCGCAGCGCTGGTGCTGCTGGCTTTAATTGTGCTAACCAGCCTGGTGGCCCGCTGGGTAACCCGTGGGCGTTAA
- the pstB gene encoding phosphate ABC transporter ATP-binding protein PstB: MTLDPSLKTRIEARRVTVMYGQKAGVKDVDMPIYANKVTALIGPSGCGKTTFLRALNRMHDLTPSARVTGEVLLDGINVYAPGVDPVEVRRKIGMVFQKPNPFPTLSIYGNVVAGLRLVGIRKKSILDEAVERALSQAALWDEVKDRLNAPSMSLSGGQQQRLCIARALAVEPEVLLMDEPTSALDPISTQSIEDLLNELKNHVTIVIVTHNMQQAGRVSDFTGYFLNGEMVEFGPTSLLFTTPKDKRTEAYITGRFG; the protein is encoded by the coding sequence ATGACCCTCGATCCCAGCCTTAAAACCCGCATTGAAGCCCGGCGCGTGACCGTAATGTACGGTCAAAAAGCAGGTGTTAAAGACGTAGATATGCCGATCTACGCCAACAAGGTAACCGCGCTGATTGGCCCCTCCGGTTGCGGGAAAACCACTTTTCTACGCGCCTTAAACCGGATGCACGACCTAACCCCCAGCGCCCGCGTAACCGGTGAGGTTTTGCTGGACGGCATTAACGTCTATGCCCCTGGGGTAGACCCGGTGGAGGTGCGGCGTAAGATCGGGATGGTTTTTCAAAAGCCCAACCCCTTTCCGACCCTCTCCATCTACGGCAACGTGGTAGCAGGCCTGCGCCTGGTGGGAATTCGCAAAAAGTCCATTTTGGACGAGGCGGTTGAGCGGGCCTTGAGTCAGGCTGCTCTATGGGATGAGGTCAAAGACCGTCTCAATGCGCCCAGCATGAGCCTTTCAGGGGGGCAGCAGCAACGTCTGTGCATTGCCAGGGCGCTTGCAGTGGAGCCCGAGGTCTTGTTGATGGACGAGCCCACCAGCGCACTGGATCCCATCTCAACCCAGTCCATAGAAGACTTGCTGAACGAGCTGAAAAACCACGTCACTATCGTTATTGTCACCCATAACATGCAGCAAGCTGGCCGGGTATCGGACTTCACTGGCTACTTCCTGAACGGCGAGATGGTGGAATTTGGCCCCACCAGCCTTTTGTTCACCACCCCCAAAGACAAGCGCACCGAGGCCTATATTACAGGGCGCTTCGGTTAG
- the pth gene encoding aminoacyl-tRNA hydrolase — protein sequence MFLIVGQGNPGLQYARTKHNVGFWVLDRLGSDFRPKGHALVTEIKLQGPSGEWVSGLLVKPTTFYNATGEAVAPLARYYRVPPERILVVHDELDLPPGRLRFKAGGSNAGNYGLESITAHLGTRDFHRLRIGIGKPPSPEAGAGWVLSGFHPEVVPIMDKVISTAAEAAKLWATEGLEAAQKKYNGLKLDLA from the coding sequence ATGTTTTTGATTGTGGGACAGGGAAACCCCGGCCTGCAATACGCCCGCACCAAACACAACGTGGGCTTCTGGGTGCTGGATCGGCTTGGCTCAGATTTCCGCCCCAAAGGCCATGCCCTGGTAACCGAAATAAAGCTTCAGGGGCCGTCGGGTGAGTGGGTTTCGGGTTTGCTGGTCAAACCCACCACCTTCTACAACGCCACCGGCGAGGCAGTAGCCCCGCTGGCCCGCTACTACAGGGTGCCCCCTGAGCGCATCCTGGTGGTTCACGACGAGCTGGATCTGCCCCCTGGCCGGCTGCGCTTCAAAGCCGGTGGGAGCAACGCGGGCAACTACGGCCTGGAATCCATTACCGCCCACCTGGGTACACGGGATTTCCACCGCTTGCGCATTGGTATCGGCAAGCCCCCTTCGCCCGAGGCGGGGGCGGGCTGGGTGCTCTCGGGGTTTCATCCCGAGGTGGTGCCGATTATGGACAAGGTGATTTCTACCGCTGCCGAAGCGGCAAAGCTCTGGGCGACCGAGGGCCTCGAGGCCGCCCAGAAAAAGTACAACGGCCTGAAGCTCGACCTGGCCTAA
- a CDS encoding 50S ribosomal protein L25 produces MEYRIKAQTRGNEKPAALRDAGKLPGVVYNRQENYKVVVDLKEFNKVFLAAGIHHVITLELENGKTVDTLVRQVNLDKRRRRPDHVDFYALSDEPVLMWIPIKIEGTAQGVREGGVLQLVNNDVQVKVSPKAIPPHIEVDVSHLRIGDSIHANELRLPPGVTLAMNPSDTIVAIVPPEDVEKLEAQAAEAPAEVEVIKKGKTEEEK; encoded by the coding sequence ATGGAATACCGCATCAAAGCCCAAACCCGCGGGAACGAAAAGCCCGCGGCCTTGCGCGACGCTGGCAAGCTGCCTGGCGTGGTCTACAACCGCCAGGAGAACTATAAGGTTGTGGTGGATCTTAAAGAGTTCAACAAGGTCTTTTTGGCGGCGGGGATTCACCACGTGATTACCCTCGAGCTCGAGAACGGAAAGACCGTAGATACCCTGGTGCGCCAGGTCAACCTCGATAAGCGCCGCCGCCGCCCTGACCACGTCGACTTTTACGCTCTTTCTGATGAGCCCGTGCTGATGTGGATTCCAATCAAGATTGAGGGCACCGCGCAGGGCGTGCGCGAGGGGGGTGTGCTGCAACTCGTTAACAACGATGTTCAGGTCAAGGTCTCACCCAAGGCCATTCCCCCACACATCGAGGTTGACGTAAGTCATCTGCGCATTGGTGATAGCATCCATGCCAATGAGCTCAGGCTTCCGCCGGGCGTAACCCTGGCCATGAACCCCAGCGATACCATCGTGGCCATTGTGCCACCGGAGGACGTTGAGAAGCTGGAAGCCCAGGCTGCAGAAGCCCCGGCTGAGGTTGAGGTCATCAAGAAGGGCAAGACCGAGGAAGAGAAGTAG
- the ssb gene encoding single-stranded DNA-binding protein — protein MSTNRVFISGVLNKHELRYTPKGTPVLEVTLVGKRAVGDNHLFFRGDLSFYGKQAENWAQQLVDGQAYQAMGRLVYEAWEANGQKASRLRIVGEELFRLEKADVREEEQGPILYGAENRVILSGGLTADPEIRQTPRKTPVARARLGFSSWDASTKQAKNHYIELEAWREQAAPFASLKKGSAVLLEGALKTEVWEDRETKTRRYKRVLEVQRVTPLARLCPAERDQEAPTQAEPRTKSKQKTRAA, from the coding sequence ATGTCCACCAACCGAGTCTTTATCAGCGGTGTTCTGAACAAACACGAGCTGCGCTATACCCCCAAAGGCACCCCGGTGCTCGAGGTCACCCTCGTCGGCAAGCGGGCCGTGGGCGACAACCACCTCTTCTTCCGCGGTGATCTGAGCTTCTATGGCAAGCAGGCCGAAAACTGGGCTCAGCAACTGGTAGACGGGCAGGCTTACCAAGCCATGGGCCGCCTGGTCTACGAGGCCTGGGAGGCCAACGGGCAGAAGGCCTCGCGCTTGCGCATCGTGGGCGAGGAGCTGTTCAGGCTGGAAAAAGCCGATGTGCGTGAGGAGGAACAAGGCCCCATCCTCTATGGTGCGGAGAACCGGGTGATCCTGTCTGGCGGCCTGACCGCCGACCCCGAGATCCGCCAGACCCCACGCAAGACCCCGGTAGCCAGGGCCAGACTGGGCTTCTCGAGCTGGGACGCTTCGACCAAGCAAGCCAAGAATCACTACATCGAGCTGGAAGCCTGGCGCGAGCAGGCCGCACCGTTCGCCAGCCTTAAGAAGGGCTCAGCGGTGCTGCTAGAAGGTGCGCTCAAAACCGAGGTTTGGGAAGACAGGGAAACCAAAACCAGGCGCTACAAGCGGGTGCTGGAAGTCCAGCGCGTGACCCCGCTGGCCCGCCTTTGCCCTGCCGAGCGGGATCAAGAGGCCCCCACACAGGCTGAGCCCCGCACCAAGTCCAAGCAAAAGACCAGGGCTGCATAA
- the aceB gene encoding malate synthase A — MSEMPKGVQIIGPKLPASDTVLTPEALAFLAGLQREFNAVRKGLLQRRAEVAQRIQAGEKPAFLEHTRFIREGDWKVAPAPPDLNDRRVEITGPTERKMMINALNSGAKVFMADCEDALSPTWENVVQGQQNLMDAVRRTIHLSTPEKEYRLNEKIATLVVRPRGWHLNERHVLVDGEPMSGSLFDFGLYFFHNAHELLKRGSGPYFYLPKLENHLEARLWNDVFKFAQSYMGIPQGTIRATVLIETILAAFEMEEILYELREHAAGLNAGRWDYIFSCIKKFATHEVLFPDRAQVTMTVPFMRAYTELLVRTCHKRGAHAIGGMSAFIPSRKDPEVNAKAIEQVTKDKERESGDGFDGTWVAHPDLVPVAMAVFDKVLGDKPNQKDRLREDVDGKIKAEDLINFEVPGGKITEAGIRNNISVELQYMAAWLGGSGAVAIFNLMEDAATAEISRSQLWQWLRKGARLDDGRTFTRELYAQLKQEEMAKLAGLRNLEEAAQLLDELVLQPEFKEFLTLPAYERLA, encoded by the coding sequence ATGAGCGAAATGCCCAAAGGCGTGCAAATTATAGGCCCCAAACTCCCCGCTTCCGATACGGTGCTGACCCCTGAGGCCCTGGCTTTTCTGGCTGGGCTTCAGCGCGAGTTCAACGCGGTGCGCAAGGGTTTGTTGCAGCGCCGCGCCGAGGTGGCCCAGCGCATTCAGGCTGGTGAGAAGCCGGCTTTCCTCGAGCACACCCGGTTTATTCGGGAAGGGGACTGGAAGGTGGCCCCCGCCCCCCCCGACCTCAACGACCGCCGGGTCGAGATTACCGGCCCCACCGAACGCAAAATGATGATCAATGCCCTCAACTCCGGGGCCAAGGTTTTCATGGCTGACTGCGAGGACGCGCTCTCACCCACCTGGGAAAACGTGGTGCAGGGTCAGCAAAACCTGATGGATGCGGTACGCCGTACCATTCACCTGAGCACCCCCGAGAAGGAGTACCGGCTGAACGAGAAAATTGCCACGTTGGTGGTGCGCCCTAGGGGCTGGCATCTGAATGAGCGGCACGTGTTGGTGGATGGCGAACCCATGTCCGGAAGCCTCTTCGACTTCGGGCTTTATTTTTTCCACAACGCCCACGAGCTACTAAAGCGCGGTAGCGGCCCCTACTTCTACCTGCCCAAGCTGGAGAACCACCTCGAGGCCCGCCTCTGGAACGACGTCTTCAAGTTTGCCCAGAGCTATATGGGCATTCCCCAGGGCACCATCCGGGCCACGGTGCTCATCGAGACCATCCTGGCCGCTTTCGAGATGGAGGAAATCCTCTACGAATTGCGCGAACACGCCGCCGGCCTCAACGCCGGGCGCTGGGACTACATCTTTAGCTGCATCAAAAAGTTCGCCACCCACGAGGTGCTCTTCCCCGACCGGGCCCAGGTCACCATGACTGTACCCTTCATGCGGGCCTACACCGAGCTGCTGGTGCGCACCTGCCACAAGCGTGGGGCCCACGCCATTGGGGGGATGTCGGCCTTCATCCCCAGCCGCAAAGACCCCGAGGTGAACGCCAAGGCCATCGAGCAGGTTACCAAAGATAAGGAGCGGGAATCGGGCGACGGCTTCGACGGCACCTGGGTGGCCCACCCCGACCTGGTGCCGGTGGCCATGGCGGTCTTCGATAAGGTGCTGGGTGATAAACCCAACCAGAAAGACCGCCTGCGCGAGGATGTGGACGGCAAGATTAAGGCCGAAGATCTGATTAACTTCGAGGTGCCGGGTGGCAAGATTACCGAGGCGGGGATTCGCAACAACATCAGCGTGGAGCTGCAGTACATGGCGGCCTGGCTGGGTGGAAGCGGGGCGGTGGCTATTTTCAACCTGATGGAGGACGCCGCCACCGCCGAGATTTCCCGCTCGCAACTGTGGCAGTGGCTGCGTAAAGGGGCCCGGCTGGACGATGGCCGCACCTTTACTAGGGAGCTATACGCCCAGCTCAAGCAAGAAGAAATGGCCAAGCTGGCCGGCCTGAGGAACCTGGAAGAGGCCGCCCAGCTCCTGGACGAGCTGGTGTTGCAGCCGGAGTTCAAGGAGTTCCTGACCCTGCCGGCCTACGAGCGGCTGGCCTAA